From a single Limisphaera ngatamarikiensis genomic region:
- a CDS encoding type II secretion system protein, with the protein MRLNPCHDRPAQPHTGPCAFTLIELLVVIAILAILASMLLPALGKAKAKAHTTQCMANQKQIGVAMALHLNDNNDMYPYAAIYTGDYMYQMSWDDLLHRSLGGTAPQSELDLAIMDSVYVPKLLKCPADRVPNTVVWAQYGQRRTYSMIEASLSVNRFGDPLPPTTRGVGVYYWWRGVPGLPNWEQPGYKSSVVEQPARTFLLAENPKTNNIAGNCWPAAVPSPARQLEGYGGPVYYLHNGRFNYLFHDGHSELLKVEQTIGRGSINDPRGFWTVVAND; encoded by the coding sequence ATGCGCCTCAATCCTTGTCATGACCGGCCCGCACAACCCCACACGGGCCCGTGTGCATTCACCTTGATCGAGCTGTTGGTCGTAATCGCCATCCTGGCCATCCTGGCGTCCATGCTTTTGCCGGCGCTGGGGAAAGCCAAGGCCAAGGCCCACACCACCCAGTGCATGGCCAACCAAAAACAGATCGGGGTGGCCATGGCCTTGCACCTCAACGACAACAACGACATGTACCCCTATGCCGCCATTTACACCGGGGACTACATGTACCAGATGTCCTGGGACGACCTGCTGCATCGGAGTCTGGGAGGCACGGCCCCCCAATCGGAACTCGACCTGGCGATCATGGACAGCGTGTACGTCCCGAAACTCCTCAAATGCCCGGCTGACCGGGTCCCGAACACGGTGGTTTGGGCGCAGTACGGCCAGCGCCGGACCTACTCGATGATCGAAGCCTCGTTATCAGTGAACCGGTTCGGCGATCCCCTGCCGCCCACCACACGGGGTGTGGGCGTATATTATTGGTGGCGCGGCGTGCCGGGCCTGCCCAATTGGGAACAACCGGGCTATAAGAGCTCCGTGGTCGAGCAACCAGCGCGGACCTTTCTCCTCGCCGAAAACCCGAAAACCAACAACATCGCCGGCAACTGCTGGCCCGCTGCCGTGCCCAGTCCCGCCCGGCAACTGGAGGGCTACGGTGGTCCCGTCTACTACCTGCACAACGGGCGCTTCAACTATCTGTTCCACGACGGGCACAGCGAACTGTTGAAAGTGGAACAAACCATCGGCCGCGGTTCCATCAACGATCCGCGCGGCTTCTGGACGGTCGTGGCGAACGACTGA
- a CDS encoding LamG-like jellyroll fold domain-containing protein: MLRIRLTGRAGCAIPWLLGLFLLHDAGFPPVRGATERYFDSFEEACAALGFQPTAPGSAVVVFLSDAHMNLGGGLYPVTTNLDPRLITFLNSLRPPPAKIIVGGDIGEALAPMPGWQPSDRLWQLGTNEFALWTQVMRQLTNVGRGDIVWIPGNHDQLDTEQDAETFRLWFPDMPPQRVLDVAGTRFYLLNCGNYGGRNAAQREWLRQQWMNTPAGMERVVVVHVAPFLQRVTYRGIGLDLREVIADYQGRVWVLSGHEHSHTAKSYRVGRADVCQVIVGTANPQATNGRSYDTGCLLVCLNRGIAGLLYWHLYDGRFHIVQPPFDAVPETVAGAFEEVPGLVWRRLKARGQPPEVASVDATDSVEWYAYTRLLEWRFPWDGRVWPVEEFCLLALGVTPGATVEIKNEAGDWQALPWPQATNGTYRFRIPEPLRAHSFFELRYRSKGFNDFIGGWGLVGPATTNPEGPSGTGEVADIVVSAGETLNVPLMAWLGEWSGAGFGWLARGGLGSWVDPVAGWLRWRVPPEVPTGVWTWWELLRRGGSNLLTALRVPCVVAGPDRLRRASPEGGHWWVRNLAAVEGMPWFERDFAAGDWLPAVGPLGYGRTGLATDLEALWGYRPAAVALRGWFRWPGAMEGAVAPTFRLRSGLRWRLWVNGRWIAEGPGFTNAPIQSWLVQSDLDGPGTALWDVSVPLSGLVPGSNLVAVEIRAEGSERLPRYYIAFDGPVLEWREKISGERLRVRASNLDSVAGRWSGAVTNGGSSDGLEVPGSESWAPAEGFTVGGWFAYGKQGGDDPPSYAIEKPGLFALYYTGTRTNRYRFRVGSAEVQDTTSGTVPGQWRFVVGWFDGTRAYLQVDQGPVLSVAAERPAGSDRAITLLRRSGGGGFAMDEVFLFDRVLTAEERAAIYREGVWARFGVTPEALSWEGELRWISIERPVLGSVPSQVLASAGGPLTLEVDVQSPAPLACFWIRDGAVVPGATNRWLRWQNLAVSDAGWYQLVASNRVGAVTSAPIRLIVVRPPRLVWEPGGKPGTLRLRSTDVEEVGLKLVLETSEDLVNWTRYREGVGQVLVDVPIDADGTNRARFFRLRLE; encoded by the coding sequence ATGTTACGCATCCGATTAACCGGGCGGGCGGGTTGTGCCATCCCGTGGCTGCTGGGCCTGTTTCTTCTGCACGACGCGGGGTTTCCTCCCGTGCGCGGTGCCACAGAGCGGTACTTTGATAGTTTTGAGGAAGCCTGTGCAGCGTTGGGATTCCAACCGACGGCACCGGGCAGTGCAGTGGTGGTGTTCCTAAGTGATGCGCATATGAATCTTGGCGGCGGGCTTTATCCGGTGACCACCAACCTTGACCCGCGGTTGATTACATTTCTGAACAGCCTGCGTCCGCCACCGGCCAAAATCATTGTAGGCGGGGACATTGGCGAAGCCCTGGCACCGATGCCGGGCTGGCAACCCAGCGATCGGCTCTGGCAGCTTGGTACCAATGAATTTGCCCTATGGACGCAGGTGATGCGGCAACTGACCAACGTCGGACGCGGGGATATCGTCTGGATACCGGGGAATCACGACCAGCTGGATACGGAGCAGGACGCCGAGACATTCCGGCTCTGGTTTCCTGACATGCCTCCGCAACGGGTATTGGATGTGGCCGGGACGCGCTTTTACCTCCTGAACTGCGGGAATTACGGCGGGCGGAATGCGGCGCAAAGAGAATGGCTGCGCCAACAGTGGATGAACACGCCGGCGGGCATGGAGCGTGTGGTTGTGGTGCATGTGGCTCCGTTTTTGCAACGTGTCACCTACCGTGGCATCGGACTGGACCTGCGCGAGGTGATTGCCGATTACCAGGGACGTGTATGGGTGTTGAGCGGTCATGAGCACTCGCACACAGCGAAAAGCTACCGTGTGGGCCGGGCCGATGTGTGCCAGGTGATTGTGGGTACGGCCAACCCGCAGGCAACCAATGGCCGGTCCTATGATACAGGCTGCCTGTTGGTATGCTTGAACCGGGGGATCGCGGGGTTGCTGTACTGGCATCTGTACGACGGGCGTTTTCACATTGTTCAACCGCCCTTTGACGCAGTGCCGGAGACGGTGGCGGGAGCCTTCGAAGAAGTACCCGGGCTGGTTTGGCGCCGATTGAAGGCGCGCGGCCAACCTCCGGAAGTGGCGAGTGTGGACGCTACGGACTCCGTTGAATGGTATGCGTACACGCGGCTGCTGGAGTGGAGGTTTCCCTGGGACGGACGCGTGTGGCCCGTGGAAGAGTTTTGCCTCCTGGCGTTGGGGGTCACACCGGGCGCCACCGTGGAAATCAAGAATGAGGCCGGCGATTGGCAGGCCTTGCCATGGCCGCAGGCTACGAACGGGACATACCGCTTCCGCATACCTGAACCGCTGCGCGCCCACAGCTTTTTTGAGTTGCGGTACCGAAGCAAGGGATTCAATGATTTTATCGGTGGTTGGGGGTTGGTGGGACCGGCCACGACGAACCCGGAAGGTCCGTCCGGGACCGGTGAAGTCGCCGACATCGTGGTGTCTGCCGGAGAGACGTTGAACGTGCCCCTGATGGCCTGGCTGGGTGAGTGGAGCGGGGCCGGCTTTGGTTGGCTTGCCCGGGGAGGCTTGGGGAGCTGGGTGGATCCGGTCGCGGGCTGGTTGCGATGGAGGGTTCCTCCAGAGGTACCCACCGGAGTTTGGACGTGGTGGGAACTCCTGCGCCGGGGAGGCTCAAACCTCTTAACCGCTTTGAGGGTTCCTTGTGTCGTGGCGGGGCCTGATCGTTTGCGTAGGGCCTCTCCCGAAGGAGGGCATTGGTGGGTTCGTAATCTTGCTGCCGTGGAGGGAATGCCATGGTTTGAACGCGATTTTGCCGCCGGGGACTGGCTTCCGGCGGTTGGCCCGCTGGGGTATGGTCGGACTGGGTTGGCCACGGACCTGGAGGCGCTCTGGGGCTATCGTCCCGCGGCTGTGGCCCTGCGGGGATGGTTCAGGTGGCCCGGCGCAATGGAGGGTGCCGTGGCGCCGACCTTTCGACTGCGATCCGGTTTGCGCTGGCGCTTATGGGTGAATGGTCGCTGGATTGCGGAAGGACCCGGCTTCACGAATGCGCCGATTCAGTCATGGCTTGTGCAGTCGGATCTGGACGGGCCGGGCACGGCCCTCTGGGACGTGTCGGTCCCGTTGTCCGGCTTGGTGCCGGGCTCCAATCTGGTTGCGGTGGAGATCCGGGCCGAGGGCTCGGAACGGTTGCCCCGCTACTACATAGCTTTCGACGGTCCCGTTTTGGAGTGGCGCGAGAAAATCTCGGGAGAACGGTTGCGGGTTCGGGCATCGAACCTGGATTCGGTGGCAGGTCGCTGGAGTGGGGCTGTCACCAATGGAGGGTCATCAGACGGGCTGGAGGTGCCGGGCTCGGAGAGTTGGGCGCCGGCCGAGGGATTTACCGTGGGTGGGTGGTTTGCGTACGGAAAGCAGGGCGGGGATGACCCGCCTTCGTATGCCATCGAAAAGCCGGGCCTGTTTGCCCTGTACTATACCGGCACGCGCACAAATCGCTACCGGTTCCGCGTGGGGTCGGCCGAGGTCCAGGACACGACCTCCGGGACCGTCCCGGGCCAGTGGAGGTTCGTCGTGGGATGGTTCGACGGGACACGTGCCTACCTTCAAGTGGACCAGGGCCCGGTCCTCAGTGTCGCAGCCGAAAGGCCGGCCGGGAGCGACAGGGCAATCACTCTGCTGCGTCGCAGTGGCGGCGGCGGATTCGCGATGGACGAGGTGTTTCTGTTTGACCGTGTGCTCACGGCCGAGGAGCGGGCTGCCATCTACCGCGAAGGGGTGTGGGCACGGTTTGGCGTGACGCCCGAGGCATTGTCGTGGGAGGGAGAACTTCGGTGGATCAGCATCGAACGGCCTGTTTTGGGCTCTGTCCCTTCACAGGTGCTGGCGTCGGCGGGGGGGCCGTTGACGCTCGAGGTGGACGTCCAAAGCCCGGCCCCCCTGGCGTGTTTTTGGATCCGTGACGGCGCGGTGGTGCCGGGCGCAACGAACCGGTGGCTGCGTTGGCAGAACCTGGCCGTCTCGGATGCCGGGTGGTACCAGCTGGTGGCCAGCAACCGGGTCGGCGCGGTCACCAGTGCACCGATCCGGTTGATCGTTGTCCGTCCGCCGCGGCTGGTGTGGGAGCCGGGCGGGAAGCCGGGAACATTGCGGCTGCGTTCCACGGATGTTGAGGAAGTCGGACTCAAGCTGGTGTTGGAGACCTCGGAGGATTTGGTGAACTGGACGCGCTACCGGGAGGGGGTGGGTCAGGTGCTTGTGGACGTGCCCATTGACGCCGACGGGACCAACCGCGCACGGTTTTTCCGGCTGCGATTGGAGTGA
- a CDS encoding sigma-54 interaction domain-containing protein gives MLLKVALQLASPPLKRRVERVCRGLDAEVQNLPGARVDVTTVARSCCDILLVQSDCIRPLAPESIRQLQQLPEAPWVVVFEENPEGAVTGKWIAAGAEAVLSPRLTDEDLTEALRSIFTRRRAFLAAALQQQPVPSLADFVSVSPAMQSFLDLVRRVVPSDASLLILGETGVGKEHLARAIHAASPRAAGPWVAVNCAALPDTLLESELFGYEEGAFTGAVRTHRGSFELAHRGTLFLDEIGDMPLHLQVKLLRALQERAIRRLGSERTISVDVRVMAATNRDVVADVEAGRFRRDLFFRLGVITLTVPPLRERREDIPLLIQNFMRHLRPRVNRPVTGITPEAVEALQQYDWPGNVRELMNVLERAMLLCPGNEITLHDLPYAIRCRPSQNPTTGTTSPTTTAPGSPAEWIHRTWEEVRRTELDRVERAYFTTLLHVTQGRVSEAARRAGITPRALFDKMRRHGLRKEHFRSPGPGTPRRRSSDSANPGDQAPAPGEPVRPHHP, from the coding sequence ATGCTCCTCAAAGTCGCTCTCCAATTGGCATCCCCACCGTTGAAGCGCCGGGTGGAACGCGTTTGCAGGGGTTTGGATGCCGAGGTGCAGAACCTGCCCGGGGCGCGGGTGGACGTCACCACCGTGGCACGTTCATGTTGCGACATTTTGTTGGTGCAGTCTGATTGCATCCGGCCGCTGGCTCCCGAGAGCATCCGTCAACTGCAACAATTGCCGGAGGCCCCCTGGGTGGTTGTGTTTGAAGAGAACCCCGAGGGCGCGGTTACGGGCAAGTGGATCGCCGCCGGGGCGGAGGCTGTGTTGTCGCCCCGGCTCACGGATGAAGACCTGACGGAGGCTTTACGGTCGATCTTCACACGACGCCGGGCGTTCCTGGCTGCGGCCCTGCAGCAGCAACCCGTGCCTTCCCTGGCTGACTTCGTCTCTGTCAGCCCTGCCATGCAATCGTTCTTGGATCTGGTCCGTCGTGTGGTGCCCAGTGACGCCTCCCTGCTGATCCTCGGGGAAACCGGAGTGGGTAAGGAACACCTGGCCCGGGCCATTCACGCGGCCAGTCCGCGCGCTGCAGGGCCGTGGGTGGCCGTGAACTGCGCTGCCCTCCCGGACACGCTGCTGGAAAGTGAACTGTTTGGATACGAGGAGGGGGCCTTCACCGGCGCGGTGCGCACCCATCGGGGCAGCTTCGAACTGGCTCATCGCGGCACCTTGTTCCTCGACGAGATCGGTGACATGCCCCTTCACCTTCAGGTCAAGTTGTTGCGAGCCCTCCAGGAGCGGGCCATCCGCCGGCTGGGCAGTGAACGCACCATCTCCGTGGATGTTCGTGTGATGGCGGCAACCAACCGCGACGTTGTGGCCGATGTGGAAGCCGGGCGTTTCCGCCGCGACCTCTTTTTCCGACTGGGTGTGATCACGCTCACGGTGCCCCCGCTGAGAGAGCGGAGAGAGGATATTCCCCTCCTGATCCAGAACTTTATGCGACATTTGCGACCCCGCGTGAACCGACCCGTAACGGGAATCACTCCGGAGGCGGTCGAGGCCCTGCAGCAGTACGACTGGCCCGGCAATGTGCGGGAACTGATGAACGTGCTTGAACGGGCCATGCTCTTGTGCCCGGGCAACGAAATCACCCTCCATGACCTCCCCTACGCGATTCGCTGCCGACCTTCGCAGAACCCTACGACCGGGACCACCAGCCCGACCACCACCGCGCCGGGCAGTCCCGCCGAGTGGATCCATCGGACGTGGGAGGAGGTCCGCCGGACCGAGCTGGACCGCGTGGAGCGCGCCTACTTCACAACGCTGCTTCACGTGACCCAGGGCCGTGTGAGCGAGGCCGCCCGCCGCGCAGGCATCACCCCTAGGGCACTCTTTGACAAAATGCGCCGTCACGGCCTGCGCAAGGAACATTTCCGTTCCCCGGGGCCCGGCACACCGCGCCGCCGAAGTTCCGACTCCGCCAACCCCGGCGATCAGGCGCCCGCGCCCGGCGAGCCAGTCCGCCCCCACCACCCCTGA
- the lysA gene encoding diaminopimelate decarboxylase, whose product MHHFRYHGDELFCEGVSIETLARRHGTPLYVYSQQTLTDNFRRLDEAWAGVRHLPCYAVKANSNLAILRLMADLGSGFDVVSGGELLRVLAAGGPADRCVFAGVAKTEEEIVTALRAGIHCFNVESEQELERIDRLAGDLGCVAPVAIRVNPDVEAHTHAKITTGTYENKFGIPFDQVEELYARAARRRNLWLRGVQMHIGSQLTRVQPFEDAVRKVAPLVQRLKDRYGLEFFDIGGGLGIVYEEALASGDPAWWQTPRGRRMLTPELHAARLVPILKPLGLRVLLEPGRFITGNAGILVTRVEYIKKTGRKTFVIVDAAMTELIRPAFYDAHHEIVPVRRSKAAMVECDVVGGVCESGDYFCKDRPLPLPRPGDLLAILSAGAYGSAMGSNYNTRPLAAEALVHKNRSALIRQRQPVEAIWQWERPAPWQR is encoded by the coding sequence ATGCATCATTTCCGATACCACGGAGACGAACTGTTTTGCGAGGGCGTGTCGATCGAGACGCTGGCCCGGCGACACGGTACACCGCTTTACGTCTACTCCCAGCAAACCCTGACGGACAACTTCCGCCGGCTCGATGAGGCCTGGGCCGGGGTCCGTCATCTGCCCTGCTACGCCGTCAAGGCCAACTCCAACCTGGCGATCCTGCGCCTGATGGCCGACCTGGGCAGCGGGTTCGACGTCGTCAGCGGCGGCGAATTGCTGCGAGTACTGGCGGCGGGCGGGCCGGCCGACCGCTGCGTGTTTGCCGGCGTGGCCAAAACCGAAGAGGAAATTGTCACCGCCCTCCGTGCCGGAATCCACTGCTTCAACGTCGAAAGCGAGCAGGAATTGGAACGCATCGACCGGCTGGCAGGCGATCTGGGGTGCGTCGCCCCCGTCGCCATCCGGGTCAACCCGGACGTCGAAGCACACACGCACGCCAAAATCACCACCGGCACTTACGAGAACAAGTTCGGCATCCCTTTCGACCAGGTGGAAGAACTTTACGCCCGGGCGGCCCGCCGTCGGAACCTGTGGCTTCGCGGCGTTCAAATGCACATCGGCTCGCAACTGACCCGGGTGCAACCGTTTGAAGACGCCGTGCGCAAGGTCGCGCCCCTGGTACAGCGGCTGAAAGACCGGTATGGTCTCGAGTTTTTCGACATCGGGGGCGGCCTGGGCATCGTCTATGAGGAGGCGTTGGCCAGCGGCGACCCGGCCTGGTGGCAGACGCCCAGGGGCCGGCGCATGTTGACCCCGGAACTTCACGCCGCGCGCTTGGTCCCAATCCTCAAGCCTTTGGGCCTGCGCGTCCTGCTGGAGCCGGGCCGCTTTATCACCGGCAATGCCGGGATCCTTGTCACGCGCGTCGAGTACATCAAGAAAACCGGCCGCAAAACCTTTGTGATCGTGGACGCAGCCATGACCGAGCTCATCCGCCCCGCCTTCTACGACGCCCACCATGAAATCGTGCCCGTCCGCCGCAGCAAGGCCGCCATGGTCGAGTGCGACGTGGTGGGCGGGGTGTGCGAGTCCGGCGATTACTTCTGCAAGGATCGTCCGCTGCCGTTGCCCCGGCCCGGCGATCTTCTGGCCATCCTCAGCGCGGGCGCCTACGGGTCCGCCATGGGGTCCAATTACAACACCCGGCCATTGGCCGCCGAGGCGCTGGTGCACAAGAACCGTTCTGCCCTCATTCGGCAGCGCCAGCCGGTCGAAGCCATCTGGCAATGGGAACGGCCCGCCCCGTGGCAGAGATAA
- a CDS encoding metallophosphoesterase family protein: MSLWYWGLAGLVLWGPKVRATVDPVLVPAGGQWRYWVNRVDSQGPPAGWWLPDFDDSSWPVGRGGFGSGLGDETTVLERTNVVSACFRTAFVVENPSEIRWLVLRAGYQSGLAVWLNGTNVYSIGLRQPPSVWDQTPPFYGRWYTREVDLSGFTGILRTGTNILAVQVHSHVTNPAALFWSGELRANVTRGPILSRVQSRTARIGVRTARPATVRVRYGNGDVLDRTATGLGPARDHVVELTNLEPAMEWSYQVVVEAEGAEVALPVEKFRTPPERGRLRFVVVGDSGSGTLPQLQVVSCLSTAAVDLILHTGDLVYPELTRELVGLRCLSVMDPLLRRVPMYLTMGNHDLYNTLYRDLPGTPYLETFDLPTNAVTGTGHFYSFDVGEVHFVSLFAPTLLPFPGTTNFALGPESVQLQWLREDLAASGKPWRVVFLHSPLFTSGGRRYDDMNTNGVPDRLELQGWLLPVLSRYGVQAVFCGHDHVYERFRPVQGVHIWTSGGGGYTLYSLTERDPLSVKFEVRFHHLECEVEGDRLVVVARDRFGAVFDRAEVPRVLPPSVDAGLEGSAGQDPLALRLEWNSAPGERYRVERAESLEGPFVGVEDLIANDFRTVWSTPLRDNASLSGAGAVFYRVVWLR; encoded by the coding sequence ATGTCGTTGTGGTATTGGGGGCTGGCCGGGTTGGTGCTGTGGGGACCGAAGGTCCGGGCGACGGTGGATCCGGTGCTGGTTCCCGCGGGAGGGCAGTGGCGGTATTGGGTGAATCGGGTGGACAGTCAGGGGCCGCCGGCGGGTTGGTGGCTACCGGATTTCGACGATTCTTCCTGGCCGGTGGGGCGGGGCGGGTTTGGCTCGGGTCTGGGAGACGAAACCACGGTGTTGGAGCGAACAAACGTGGTGTCGGCGTGTTTCCGGACGGCGTTTGTTGTGGAGAATCCCTCGGAGATACGCTGGCTGGTCCTGCGTGCAGGGTACCAGAGCGGTCTGGCCGTGTGGCTGAATGGGACGAACGTCTATAGCATTGGCCTCCGGCAACCTCCGAGTGTTTGGGATCAGACGCCGCCGTTTTATGGGCGCTGGTACACGCGCGAGGTGGATCTGAGCGGTTTTACGGGGATTCTCAGGACCGGCACCAACATCCTGGCGGTGCAGGTGCACAGCCACGTGACCAATCCCGCGGCATTGTTCTGGTCGGGGGAACTCCGGGCGAACGTGACACGGGGACCAATCCTTTCGCGGGTGCAGTCTCGAACCGCCCGGATCGGCGTCCGCACGGCCCGGCCGGCAACGGTCCGTGTGCGTTACGGAAACGGGGATGTGCTCGATCGGACGGCCACAGGATTGGGACCCGCCCGGGACCATGTCGTGGAACTGACAAACCTGGAACCCGCGATGGAGTGGTCCTACCAAGTGGTGGTGGAGGCGGAGGGTGCGGAGGTGGCGTTGCCGGTGGAGAAGTTTCGAACACCGCCGGAGCGGGGGCGGTTGCGGTTCGTGGTGGTGGGCGACAGCGGGTCCGGCACCCTGCCTCAGCTGCAGGTGGTTTCGTGTTTGTCCACGGCGGCCGTGGACCTGATCCTGCACACGGGCGATCTGGTCTATCCGGAGCTGACCCGGGAACTGGTGGGCCTGCGCTGTTTGAGTGTGATGGATCCCCTGCTGCGGCGGGTGCCGATGTATCTAACGATGGGAAACCACGACCTTTACAACACCTTGTACCGGGACTTGCCGGGTACGCCCTACCTGGAAACCTTTGACCTGCCCACCAATGCTGTGACCGGCACAGGGCACTTCTATTCCTTCGACGTGGGGGAGGTGCACTTCGTCAGCCTGTTCGCGCCCACCCTTTTGCCCTTTCCGGGTACAACGAACTTTGCTCTCGGGCCCGAGAGCGTTCAGTTGCAGTGGTTGAGGGAGGACCTGGCGGCAAGCGGGAAACCGTGGCGAGTGGTGTTTTTGCACAGTCCCCTTTTCACCTCGGGCGGGCGCCGATACGACGACATGAATACCAACGGCGTGCCGGATCGCCTGGAGTTGCAGGGGTGGCTTTTGCCCGTGCTGAGCCGGTATGGGGTTCAGGCCGTCTTTTGCGGGCATGACCATGTTTATGAGCGTTTTCGACCCGTCCAGGGGGTGCACATTTGGACCAGCGGAGGCGGCGGGTATACCCTCTATTCGCTAACCGAGCGGGATCCCTTGAGCGTAAAATTCGAGGTCCGGTTCCATCACCTGGAGTGCGAGGTGGAGGGCGATCGTCTCGTGGTTGTGGCCCGGGATCGTTTCGGAGCGGTGTTCGACAGGGCCGAGGTGCCGAGGGTCCTGCCACCCAGCGTGGATGCGGGCCTCGAAGGAAGCGCCGGACAAGACCCTCTGGCGCTCCGGCTG